In the genome of Streptomyces lydicus, the window CGGCCTGCCGCCCGGCACCGCCGTACCGGCGGCCGCGGTCCGCTCCCGGCTGCAGTGGGAGCGCCCGCTGCGCAGCGCCGGGGCCGCGGGCCAGGTCCCGGCACCGGCCACGGGCCGGACTCCGGCCGCGGCAGGGGCCGTCGACGGCGGCGCACCGTCCCCCGGCCCCGCCGGCCCGGCGCCCGGCGCCGCCCGTTCCGCTCACACCCCCGCCGGCTCCGCCCCCGCCGACGACCTCCGCTCGCGTCTCGCGCAATGGACGCTGACCGAGGCCGAGTTGCTGGGCGTGACCGGCCGCGGCGCACTCTCCGCCCACGGCCGCGCACTGATCGACACCACCTCGGCCGACGCCACCTCGACCGACGCCACCTCGACCGAGGCCACCTCGCAGTCCGCCGCGGCCTCTTCACCCGCGCCTGCAGAGGCCCCTTCCCCCGCGGCCCCGTCCCCCGCGGAAACCGACGCCGCCGCGACCCGCGCCGCCGCGCTCCTCGCCCCCCTCCTCCCCGAACCCGTCGATCACGTCCTCCTCCAGGCGGACCTGACCGCCGTCGCCCCGGGTCCGCTGCACCGCCCGCTCGCCGACGCGCTCGGCGTCCTCGCCGACATCGAGTCCAAGGGCGGTGCGACGGTCTACCGCTTCACCCCCGCCTCGGTCCGCCGCGCCCTGGACGCCGGCCGCTCCGCCGCCGAGCTGCAGGAATTCCTCACCGCGCACTCCCGCACCCCGGTCCCCCAGCCGCTCGCCTACCTCATCGACGATGTGGCCCGTAAGCACGGCCGGCTGCGGATCGGCGCGGCCACCGCCTACGTCCGCTGCGACGACGATGCGCTGCTCTCCGAGATCCTTGCGGACCGCCGTGCCGCCACGCTCCGGCTGCGCCGGCTCGCCCCGACCGTGCTCGCCGCCCAGACCGCGCCCGACCAACTCCTCGACGGCCTCCGGGCGATGGGCTACGCCCCGGCCGCCGAGTCCACCGCGGGCGACGTGCTGATCGCCCGCGCCGACACCCATCGCACCCCGCCGCGCACCGCCCCCGCCCCGGTGCCCGACGGCCCGCCGACCCCCGACGCGACCCTGCTCACCGCGGCGGTACGTGCCATCCGCGCCGGCGACCTCGCCGCCACCGCGGAACGCAAGCCCGTCCACGCCCCCGCTCCGTCCGCCCCCGGCGCCCTCCCCCGCACCACCTCCGCCGAGACCCTGGCCACCATGCAGGCCGCGGTGCTGACCCACTCCGCCCTGTGGATCGGCTACGTCAACGCCGACGGCGCCGCCAGCCAGCGCGTCATCGCCCCGGTACGCGTCGAAGGCGGCTTCGTGACGGCCTACGACCACACCTCCGACGAGGTGCGGACCTATCCGCTGCACCGGATCACGGGAGTCGCGGAACTGGCGGACGACTCGGTCTGAGGGGTGGGCGACGGACCGGGCGGGAGCACGGACCTGGCGGGAGCAGGGCCCGAGCACGGCGCTCGCCAAGGGGCCCGGGCCGCTTCCCGGGCCCCTTGGCGAGGGCCCGCCCTTCCCTTTGACGAGGGCCCGCCCCTTCCCTCGCTGACGCCCGCTGCGCAATGCGGCACACTGGACGTTTGGCCGTATGTGCGGTCGAGGTCTGCGGCCGAGGGCCGTGGCCGTGATCAACGGTCGAGGTTTTGCGGCCGGTACCGGCGGCGAAGGCCGGAAGTGAAAGGCGAGGCGCGTGAACGGACCCCTCATCGTCCAGAGCGACAAAACGCTGCTCCTGGAGGTGGACCATGAGCTGGCGGACGCCTGCCGGCGGGCCATCGCGCCCTTTGCCGAGCTGGAGCGGGCGCCGGAGCACATCCACACCTACCGGGTGACGCCGCTCGGGCTGTGGAACGCGCGGGCGGCCGGGCACGACGCCGAGCAGGTCGTCGACGCGCTGGTGCAGTTCTCGCGGTACCCGGTGCCGCATGCGCTGCTCGTCGACATCGCCGAGACGATGTCCCGGTACGGGCGGCTGACGCTCACCAAACACCCCGCACACGGCCTGGTGCTGACCACCACCGACCGCCCGGTGCTGGAGGAGATCCTGCGCTCGAAGAAGGTGCAGCCGCTGGTCGGGGCGCGGCTGGACCCGGATTCGGTCGTGGTGCACCCCTCGGAGCGCGGGCAGATCAAGCAGACGCTGCTCAAGCTGGGCTGGCCCGCCGAGGACCTGGCCGGGTACGTCGACGGCGAGGCGCACCCGATCGAGCTGGACGAGAACGGCTGGGCGCTGCGGCCGTATCAGCAGCAGGCGGTCGAGGGGTTCTGGCACGGCGGCTCGGGTGTGGTCGTGCTGCCCTGCGGCGCGGGCAAGACGCTGGTCGGGGCGGGCGCGATGGCGCAGGCCAAGGCGACCACGCTGATCCTGGTGACGAATACGGTCTCGGCCCGGCAGTGGAAGCACGAGCTGGTGAAGCGGACCTCGCTCACCGAGGACGAGATCGGCGAGTACAGCGGGACGAAGAAGGAGATCCGGCCGGTCACCATCGCCACGTACCAGGTGCTGACGACCAAGCGGAAGGGCGTCTACCCGCACCTGGAGCTGTTCGACTCCCGCGACTGGGGTCTGGTCGTCTATGACGAGGTGCATCTGCTGCCCGCCCCGGTCTTCAAGTTCACCGCCGATCTGCAGGCGCGGCGGCGGCTGGGGCTGACCGCGACGCTGGTGCGCGAGGACGGCCGGGAGTCGGATGTCTTCTCCCTCATCGGGCCCAAGCGCTTCGACGCGCCCTGGAAGGAGATCGAGGCGCAGGGGTATATCGCCCCCGCCGACTGTGTCGAGGTACGGGTCAACCTGACCGACTCGGAGCG includes:
- a CDS encoding helicase C-terminal domain-containing protein; its protein translation is MTGTPRTLAEELRTRTDRGLVGLLRARPDLLNPVPGDVTQLATRAGTRASVVRAVERLDRFVLQTAEALAVAPDPCPYDTLGALMGGDTGDAAVAAELPRAVAELRAQALVWGPDDRLRLVRTARELLSPGAAHPSPTGLGPTVAEAAAGMSPGRLQEIIAAAGLPATHDPVTAVAALAALFSDRARMTALLDTAPAESVAVLDKLLWGPPYGGVTDRPAAHLQWLLDRGLLLPAGARNVVLPREAALHLRAGRAHHTPEPVPPALSPATERDPQLVDNAAASQAFTALATVEELLKEWDLGGPGVLRAGGMSVRDLKRTAAALDTTEQLAAFWLELAYGAGLIASDGEADERFAATPAAEEWLQLPDHERWAVLAAGWLSATRTAGVVGSADAKGRALAALGPHLDRSPAPEVRRRALALLAGLPPGTAVPAAAVRSRLQWERPLRSAGAAGQVPAPATGRTPAAAGAVDGGAPSPGPAGPAPGAARSAHTPAGSAPADDLRSRLAQWTLTEAELLGVTGRGALSAHGRALIDTTSADATSTDATSTEATSQSAAASSPAPAEAPSPAAPSPAETDAAATRAAALLAPLLPEPVDHVLLQADLTAVAPGPLHRPLADALGVLADIESKGGATVYRFTPASVRRALDAGRSAAELQEFLTAHSRTPVPQPLAYLIDDVARKHGRLRIGAATAYVRCDDDALLSEILADRRAATLRLRRLAPTVLAAQTAPDQLLDGLRAMGYAPAAESTAGDVLIARADTHRTPPRTAPAPVPDGPPTPDATLLTAAVRAIRAGDLAATAERKPVHAPAPSAPGALPRTTSAETLATMQAAVLTHSALWIGYVNADGAASQRVIAPVRVEGGFVTAYDHTSDEVRTYPLHRITGVAELADDSV
- a CDS encoding DNA repair helicase XPB codes for the protein MNGPLIVQSDKTLLLEVDHELADACRRAIAPFAELERAPEHIHTYRVTPLGLWNARAAGHDAEQVVDALVQFSRYPVPHALLVDIAETMSRYGRLTLTKHPAHGLVLTTTDRPVLEEILRSKKVQPLVGARLDPDSVVVHPSERGQIKQTLLKLGWPAEDLAGYVDGEAHPIELDENGWALRPYQQQAVEGFWHGGSGVVVLPCGAGKTLVGAGAMAQAKATTLILVTNTVSARQWKHELVKRTSLTEDEIGEYSGTKKEIRPVTIATYQVLTTKRKGVYPHLELFDSRDWGLVVYDEVHLLPAPVFKFTADLQARRRLGLTATLVREDGRESDVFSLIGPKRFDAPWKEIEAQGYIAPADCVEVRVNLTDSERLAYATAETEEKYRFCATTASKQHVTEALVRRHQGEQTLVIGQYIDQLDELGEHLNAPVIKGETTNAQREKLFGAFREGEISVLVVSKVANFSIDLPEATVAIQVSGTFGSRQEEAQRLGRVLRPKADGHEARFYSVVARDTIDQDFAAHRQRFLAEQGYAYRIVDANELLAAEDDA